In the genome of Trypanosoma brucei gambiense DAL972 chromosome 4, complete sequence, the window CGAATCGTCGAATGCTGTGGTGCCCCACTCATGGCGCAGGAAGCACCGCTGTAAGTCGGACGCAAGctgtgcagcagcaaaaggtTTTTTACAAGCAATCATAAACGAGTCCCCGACAGTCTTTACCTCATAGCATCCGTACTGTACGATGAGTGAGCGGATAAGACGGTGGTGTGTTGACACGGCATCAGGCAtcagctcagggtgtgctgccCATTGCGCTGTACTGCTCTCTATGTCAGTAAAGATTAGCGTTACGGGCTCCATTGGCTCCTTGGGAGCACTGTCATTGTCACGCGCACCACGGCGCAGAACATagagcaccaccaccagaggCGCAGCAAACAAAGCCAAGGCGACGAGGGAACCAACAATAACTCCGGCAAGTTGTGCGGACGACAACTTAATGGCGTTAGGATCAGCGTAGCGTATCAATGGCGTGACGGGCGAGGTTAATGGCGGTACGGAGGCATTTAATGCACGTGCCAGTGACCACATGGAAATACGCGTTGCGCCATAGTTCACGACACACACCTCTCCTTGTTCAGGGACTGGGTCATTGGCTGTGAAGcactccttctcctcttcctcttcaaaagGACCGTACCGCATTTCATCCGCGGTAATGATAGATTGCATGTAGATGGTGTCAAGCAGCGTTTTGGGTGTCACATACTCCATGCGTGGGAGGACGGCTTGAGCAAACCGTGCAGCAGCGTACCCCAGCAATGGCAGCGGCTTCCATGCTGATGAGTCTGGCAATGCGGTATGAAATTCTCTTACGATCTCTGATGACGTATTGGCGTCTGCCCAGTGAGGTAAACTTGTCGCGAACTGCACACGCTCAGCGTTCGGGTTACCATTGAATGCGCTGACCAGCTCATCATACATCAGGGCAACGTCGAAGAATGGGATGAGCACACGCACATCTGGGTTGCGATCCAGGTGCGCTGCGAGCAAGGAAGGGTCACCGGGGGCAAGACCAATAACAAACGCATTCCCACGGTTTGGCAGGCGCCCAACAAGGGTGGCATTGTCATCCAGCACAGCTACCGTTTGCAGTGTTCCGCCGTGCATCCAAACAATCTTCCGCAGTGCGACCTCAATGATGGTGGCATCAGTTCCACGTACGATGGCAGACATAGGGGCGCTGGCACTTGTGTTTGTCACGTaacccacaacaacaaacaactgcTGCTCGAGTGTGGGCGACAGTTGAATCACGTTTTTGCCACGATGATGCAGGCGTGGTGTAAGCATCACGGGGTCAACGAAAGCAACTTCGGCAATGGACAGCATCGCATCATCAACGACACCAAACACAGCCGTCACACTCCTTGTGTCAAGCTGATGCTGCAATGTTCTGGCACTTTCAGCTGAGGATGATGCCATTGAATGAAAGAACAGTCGCCGTGAAAGGGCTGATTCTCTTCCCCTGGTGGAAGCGTACAGCACCTCGGACATCGACGCATATGTATCCACAGGTAGCGCCGTATCAAACAAAGTTAAGGACAGGATACTCATCGGTGATGGGATTCTCGGTTTGTTTATGTAACACTTTTTGGAATCAAAAATTGTCACTCCGCCGTTGACTGGAAATAATCTATAGCCACTACCAATAACATTCATTAGTACCAGACTTCCTCCCTGATTACAGTTGCATGCTGCTCCCTGTTTAGCCGCCCCACCTTTGCAGTCTCCACCAAAATCACCAATCACAAGATCGTCAATAACATAACGGCGCTGGTTATACAGTGACTCCATGAATGCCTTCCTGCTTGTTAGCCACTCCCGACTACTTAGCGCCTGGGACAGCACTTCTCCCGCAATCCACCCATACACCATAAGCCTCCCATCCACGTCGTCGTGGTCGAAGTTATCCGTGCCATGAAAACAGTCACTCCAGGATTAGCGCTCAGGTACGACCTCATGTGATCCTGAAAGCGCCTGATTGCTCGGTAGAGTGTGTTTTTTGCTAGTGGATTTGTTCCAGTCAATATTACCTGTCCAAATTTCAAAGGCGCCCCTGCAGCTTCCAATGCCTCGCGCCACGCTCCTACGATAGAAAACTCGAGTGTTGAATGAGCCAGTACGTAAGCGTCGCGTGTACGTTTGTCAGCCACTATTTTATTCAGAAACCTCATTGTGTCGTTGATTGGTGGTGCAACAGCGATTACACCCTGAGGCCGCGTCTTCGCAAACGCTTCCCACGCCGCTTCGAAGGCTCTGTCGTCAGCAAAAGCTTCCATTGAGCTTTTTACAGTAAACACACCGCACAGCTCACGACCCATATGAGAGAACAGCTCTACTGCATGCTTATACTCACTATCACCAAACGAAATGTCCTGAAGATACATAAATCCAATCCGAAGCAGGCGCAGTTGGCTGACAGCATACCGGACCAATGCAATAAGCTCGGCAGTGGGTGAAGCGCGGATAAAATATATGTTGGGATTCCATCCACGCACAATACTCGACCCTGTAGATGGAGCGAAGGCAACCAGATCTTCCCGCTTCAGCAACGGAAGTGCGTGTAATGTTTCAATATCGGTCAGTGgtccaaacacaacaaataaaccCTTTTCTGTAGTAGCAACACGTTGTAAGGCATCAACTACTTCAACGTTGTTAGGGGGAGGCGGCACAACCTGCACCGTTACATTGGGTGCCACAGTCCACTGGCGAGCGGCAAATGACGCATTGAGGCCGGCATTTATTGCTTCAACTTGTCTGTACTCAACGTAGGGACTATAAATGAAAGAGTAAACCTTCACCTTTATGTTTCCCTCTGAGTGCGCTGGAAGAACATTTGAGAACAGTAACAGTGCCATAACGGTGGAAAGGCGACAGTGCCACACAGCGGAGCCCGCGGATTTGCTCGCAGCAGGCGTGTGAGGACCATCAGTTtcactgtggtaaatcattGAATACGTGAAGGAAGCAATGAATGGCTTGCTTTAGGTGAGTGGCCGTATGTGTACGCGTGCTTGTTGTCTACAAAAGTTGTGTGGGAGGTGGGTGTAGTGCAAAGAAATTTGGTGGGATTATAAATGGCGGACACAACCTTCCACAACAGCATCAAAGAGAAGATTTGCGATTCACACTGTTATAGGTAGCAGCGTGACGAAAAACAGTAACAGCTGCAACAGATTGTGGTGTTAGGCCAGCACAGACTGCTACGGCACGACACAAGTGGGTGTAAAGCTGGCTTTCATTACATTGGTGTAACTCGAATAAACTCGACAGGGCAGCAACGAATTCGGAACAGCTCCCTCGGAAATCACTAAAGGCAGTCACGAGATCAAGATCTGTCACGAAAAATGACACGCCGCTGCCAGCCGGGGGATTATATACTTGGGTGCTGCCGATACACGCGTAATTCCTTCCACGCAGTAAATGATAAGATGGAGCAACGACGACACCCGAATCGGAAGCCACACGCGGCGAAATAGGACAGAATCGCATTCAGTCATAGGTCACAAGTATTGCGTTGTTCAGCCATGCGATTGCAAAAACGGTAGCATCCAAATTACATCGCATACAACATTCACTCAATCCATATCGTGCACGAAGAACACAAAATGTGGGTACGAGCCATTACTACACGGCATCGACACGCAGGACTGGGTCATCGTTTGGAGGCCAACCTTACCATTTTCGTACCTGGCATACTGAAggcaaatggaagaaaagtaTGAGGTGTTGACATATGCGGGATCGTAGTAAGCAACGTCATACATAGGGGGAGGGAATGACTGAAAacgcaaacaaatacaaatgatGAAATACGAAGATACAAACCAAGCGGTGCTATTGCGCACACGTGAGGGGCGTACAAGGATTTTCCTCATATTGGTTGCGTTGCTTCAGAATAATGGTATGGATGCAACAGTTAGCCACGGAAAAGGCACAATAGCATTTGCATTCGACACAGTAGAGAAAGGGGAGAGATGTGTACACATAAACCAATATAACaataagggaagaaaacatcgAACCGAGCAGTTGGTAAAAATGGTGATAGGGTAGCGGTTGTAATATTGACATAAAACCAGGCACTGCCACATAAAAGATGTTTNNNNNNNNNNNNNNNNNNNNNNNNNNNNNNNNNNNNNNNNNNNNNNNNNNNNNNNNNNNNNNNNNNNNNNNNNNNNNNNNNNNNNNNNNNNNNNNNNNNNGCATTCAAAACAATTTTCCGCCAGTGCGACCTCAATGATGGTGGCATCAGCTTCACGTTACGATGGCAGACATAGGGGTGCGGGCACTTGTGTTTGTCACGTaacccacaacaacaaacaactgcTGCTCGAGTGTGGGCGACAGTTGAATCACGTTTTTGCCACGATGATGCAGGCGTGGTGTAAGCATCACGGGGTCAACGAAAGCAACTTCGGCAATGGACAGCATCGCATCATCAACGACACCAAACACAGCCGTCACACTCCTTGTGTCAAGCTGATGCTGCAATGTTCTGGCACTTTCAGCTGAGGATGATGCCATTGAATGAAAGAACAGTCGCCGTGAAAGGGCTGATTCTCTTCCCCTGGTGGAAGCGTACAGCGCCTCGGACATCGACGCATATGTATCCACAGGTAGCGCCGTATCAAACAAAGTTAAGGACAGGATACTCATCGGTGATGGGATTCTCGGTTTGTTTATGTAACACTTTTTGGAATCAAAAATTGTTACTCCGCCGTTGACTGGAAATAATCTATAGCCACTACCAATAACATTCATTAGTACCAGACTTCCTCCCTGATTACAGTTGCATGCTGCTCCCTGTTTAGCCGCCCCACCTTTGCAGTCTCCACCAAAATCACCAATCACAAGATCGTCAATAACATAACGGCGCTGGTTATACAGTGACTCCATGAATGCCTTCCTGCTTGTTAGCCACTCCCGACTACTTAGCGCCTGGGACAGCACTTCTCCCGCAATCCACCCATACACCATAAGCCTCCCATCCACGTCGTCGTGGTCGAAGTTATCCGTGCCATTGAAAACAGTCACTCCAGGATTAGCGCTCAGGTACGACCTCATGTGATCCTGAAAGCGCCTGATTGCTCGGTAGAGTGTGTTTTTTGCTAGTGGATTTGTTCCAGTCAATATTACCTGTCCAAATTTCAAAGGCGCCCCTGCAGCTTCCAATGCCTCGCGCCACGCTCCTACGATAGAAAACTCGAGTGTTGAATGAGCCAGTACGTAAGCGTCGCGTGTACGTTTGTCAGCCACTATTTTATTCAGAAACCTCATTGTGTCGTTGATTGGTGGTGCAACAGCGATTACACCCTGAGGCCGCGTCTTCGCAAACGCTTCCCACGCCGCTTCGAAGGCTCTGTCGTCAGCAAAAGCTTCCATTGAGCTTTTTACAGTAAACACACCGCACAGCTCACGACCCATATGAGAGAACAGCTCTACTGCATGCTTATACTCACTATCACCAAACGAAATGTCCTGAAGATACATAAATCCAATCCGAAGCAGGCGCAGTTGGCTGACAGCATACCGGACCAATGCAATAAGCTCGGCAGTGGGTGAAGCGCGGATAAAATATATGTTGGGATTCCATCCACGCACAATACTCGACCCTGTAGATGGAGCGAAGGCAACCAGATCTTCCCGCTTCAGCAACGGAAGTGCGTGTAATGTTTCAATATCGGTCAGTGgtccaaacacaacaaataaaccCTTTTCTGTAGTAGCAACACGTTGTAAGGCATCAACTACTTCAACGTTGTTAGGGGGAGGCGGCACAACCTGCACCGTTACATTGGGTGCCACAGTCCACTGGCGAGCGGCAAATGACGCATTGAGGCCGGCATTTATTGCTTCAACTTGTCTGTACTCAACGTAGGGACTATAAATGAAAGAGTAAACCTTCACCTTTATGTTTCCCTCTGAGTGCGCTGGAAGAACATTTGAGAACAGTAACAGTGCCATAACGGTGGAAAGGCGACAGTGCCACACAGCGGAGCCCGCGGATTTGCTCGCAGCAGGCGTGTGAGGACCATCAGTTtcactgtggtaaatcattGAATACGTGAAGGAAGCAATGAATGGCTTGCTTTAGGTGAGTGGCCGTATGTGTACGCGTGCTTGTTGTCTACAAAAGTTGTGTGGGAGGTGGGTGTAGTGCAAAGAAATTTGGTGGGATTATAAATGGCGGACACAACCTTCCACAACAGCATCAAAGAGAAGATTTGCGATTCACACTGTTATAGGTAGCAGCGTGACGAAAAACAGTAACAGCTGCAACAGATTGTGGTGTTAGGCCAGCACAGACTGCTACGGCACGACACAAGTGGGTGTAAAGCTGGCTTTCATTACATTGGTGTAACTCGAATAAACTCGACAGGGCAGCAACGAATTCGGAACAGCTCCCTCGGAAATCACTAAAGGCAGTCACGAGATCAAGATCTGTCACGAAAAATGACACGCCGCTGCCAGCCGGGGGATTATATACTTGGGTGCTGCCGATACACGCGTAATTCCTTCCACGCAGTAAATGATAAGATGGAGCAACGACGACACCCGAATCGGAAGCCACACGCGGCGAAATAGGACAGAATCGCATTCAGTCATAGGTCACAAGTATTGCGTTGTTCAGCCATGCGATTGCAAAAACGGTAGCATCCAAATTACATCGCATACAACATTCACTCAATCCATATCGTGCACGAAGAACACAAAATGTGGGTACGAGCCATTACTACACGGCATCGACACGCAGGACTGGGTCATCGTTTGGAGGCCAACCTTACCATTTTCGTACCTGGCATACTGAAggcaaatggaagaaaagtaTGAGGTGTTGACATATGCGGGATCGTAGTAAGCAACGTCATACATAGGGGGAGGGAATGACTGAAAacgcaaacaaatacaaatgatGAAATACGAAGATACAAACCAAGCGGTGCTATTGCGCACACGTGAGGGGCGTACAAGGATTTTCCTCATATTGGTTGCGTTGCTTCAGAGTAATGGTATGGATGCAACAGTTAGCCACGGAAAAGGCACAATAGCATTTGCATTTGACACAGTAGAGAAAGGGGAGAGATGTGTACACATAAACCAATATAACaataagggaagaaaacatcgAACCGAGCAGTTGGTAAAAATGGTGATAGGGTAGCGGTTGTAATATTGACATAAAACAGGCACTGCCACATTAAAAGATGTTTTTGAACAGAGTTGTGAGTCGGCAGGAGGTGCGTGCACAGTAATTAAATGCCGGGACCACAACATCCACACTACAGACAGTTATGAAGAGTAGACCATAACATGTGTTTAGTGAGGCAGGGgataaaccaaaaaaggatCTACAAGACATGATTAACATATTTGCAAGGGGgccgaaacaaaaacatataacAACGTTAACATGTGTGGTAAACGTaaatgggaaaaggaaaaattacGAACCTTTGCAACatacaccaccaacacataCAGTAACACAAGCTTTCCACAGTTAAAGCGAAAACAATTAATTCCCGTGAAGCTCACGCTCCAATCCATGATTAGAAATTATAATGAGTGACGCACTCCCGAGTGTGCTGACAGAGTGCTCACTGCCACTTGCTGCACAGTGATCCGCAACTCGACCCACTTTCACTGCAATACGCCGTATAACTCCTTCGCAATATTCCTCATTCCACGTGGCTTTCGATGACGGCGGGAGGCTCACCTGCCAGCGCTCACATAAAGGCATCAATAGCTGCTGTTGGTGTGCAGGAGCGAACGCACCAAAAACTGCCTTAATCGATATCGAGAATTTCTGTGCCGACGCGTTGATTGATCCACGTAAGGATCCCGTATCGCTGAAGGAAGTGCTTGACAGATCCCCGTCCTCGACAACCTCGTGGTCCAACCTCAGTGCTGCGAAGGACCGTCCGACTACAGCGTTTAGTTGGTACATTTCAACAGGCTCAGGGACGCCACGCAACGACATGGATCCAAGAGCTGTCACGTCAAGTTGCCCACGCTCTGAATTGCTTAGCGAAAGATATGCCGCGCGCGTCAgcagcacctgaccaccattAGCCACACTTTCTGTTCGCGCTGCCATGTTTGATGTTCGCCCGTAGTAATCGTAGCCTTTCGTCACCTCATCTCGGCGGATATCGCAAAGACCAGTGTGGACCCCGacacgtacacgcaaccCATTCCACAGTTGGCGATAAACCTCAGGATCCAACCGTGCGGACGGTGCCTTGTATTCGTTATCGTCATCTGCACGCTGCCTCTCAAACTCACGATACGAATCGTCGAATGCTGTGGTGCCCCACTCATGGCGCAGGAAGCACCGCTGTAAGTCGGACGCAAGctgtgcagcagcaaaaggtTTTTTACAAGCAATCATAAACGAGTCCCCGACAGTCTTTACCTCATAGCATCCGTACTGTACGATGAGTGAGCGGATAAGACGGTGGTGTGTTGACACGGCATCAGGCAtcagctcagggtgtgctgccCATTGCGCTGTACTGCTCTCTATGTCAGTAAAGATTAGCGTTACGGGCTCCATTGGCTCCTTGGGAGCACTGTCATTGTCACGCGCACCACGGCGCAGAACATagagcaccaccaccagaggCGCAGCAAACAAAGCCAAGGCGACGAGGGAACCAACAATAACTCCGGCAAGTTGTGCGGACGACAACTTAATGGCGTTAGGATCAGCGTAGCGTATCAATGGCGTGACGGGCGAGGTTAATGGCGGTACGGAGGCATTTAATGCACGTGCCAGTGACCACATGGAAATACGCGTTGCGCCATAGTTCACGACACACACCTCTCCTTGTTCAGGGACTGGGTCATTGGCTGTGAAGcactccttctcctcttcctcttcaaaagGACCGTACCGCATTTCATCCGCGGTAATGATAGATTGCATGTAGATGGTGTCAAGCAGCGTTTTGGGTGTCACATACTCCATGCGTGGGAGGACGGCTTGAGCAAACCGTGCAGCAGCGTACCCCAGCAATGGCAGCGGCTTCCATGCTGATGAGTCTGGCAATGCGGTATGAAATTCTCTTACAATCTCTGATGACGTATTGGCGTCTGCCCAGTGAGGTAAACTTGTCGCGAACTGCACACGCTCAGCGTTCGGGTTACCA includes:
- a CDS encoding receptor-type adenylate cyclase GRESAG, with the translated sequence MIYHSETDGPHTPAASKSAGSAVWHCRLSTVMALLLFSNVLPAHSEGNIKVKVYSFIYSPYVEYRQVEAINAGLNASFAARQWTVAPNVTVQVVPPPPNNVEVVDALQRVATTEKGLFVVFGPLTDIETLHALPLLKREDLVAFAPSTGSSIVRGWNPNIYFIRASPTAELIALVRYAVSQLRLLRIGFMYLQDISFGDSEYKHAVELFSHMGRELCGVFTVKSSMEAFADDRAFEAAWEAFAKTRPQGVIAVAPPINDTMRFLNKIVADKRTRDAYVLAHSTLEFSIVGAWREALEAAGAPLKFGQVILTGTNPLAKNTLYRAIRRFQDHMRSYLSANPGVTVFMARITSTTTTWMGGLWMVYGWIAGEVLSQALSSREWLTSRKAFMESLYNQRRYVIDDLVIGDFGGDCKGGAAKQGAACNCNQGGSLVLMNVIGSGYRLFPVNGGVTIFDSKKCYINKPRIPSPMSILSLTLFDTALPVDTYASMSEVLYASTRGRESALSRRLFFHSMASSSAESARTLQHQLDTRSVTAVFGVVDDAMLSIAEVAFVDPVMLTPRLHHRGKNVIQLSPTLEQQLFVVVGYVTNTSASAPMSAIVRGTDATIIEVALRKIVWMHGGTLQTVAVLDDNATLVGRLPNRGNAFVIGLAPGDPSLLAAHLDRNPDVRVLIPFFDVALMYDELVSAFNGNPNAERVQFATSLPHWADANTSSEIVREFHTALPDSSAWKPLPLLGYAAARFAQAVLPRMEYVTPKTLLDTIYMQSIITADEMRYGPFEEEEEKECFTANDPVPEQGEVCVVNYGATRISMWSLARALNASVPPLTSPVTPLIRYADPNAIKLSSAQLAGVIVGSLVALALFAAPLVVVLYVLRRGARDNDSAPKEPMEPVTLIFTDIESSTAQWAAHPELMPDAVSTHHRLIRSLIVQYGCYEVKTVGDSFMIACKKPFAAAQLASDLQRCFLRHEWGTTAFDDSYREFERQRADDDNEYKAPSARLDPEVYRQLWNGLRVRVGVHTGLCDIRHDEVTKGYDYYGRTSNMAARTESVANGGQVLLTRAAYLSLSNSERGQLDVTALGSMSLRGVPEPVEMYQLNAVVGRSFAALRLDHEVVEDGDLSSTSFSDTGSLRGVLSGTSQMIDSCLHAVFGTVPLSQRQKLLLPLCERWQVSLPPSSKATWNEEYCEGVIRRIAVKVGRVVDHCAAVGSEHSVSTLRSASLIIISNHGLERELHGN
- a CDS encoding receptor-type adenylate cyclase GRESAG, which encodes MIYHSETDGPHTPAASKSAGSAVWHCRLSTVMALLLFSNVLPAHSEGNIKVKVYSFIYSPYVEYRQVEAINAGLNASFAARQWTVAPNVTVQVVPPPPNNVEVVDALQRVATTEKGLFVVFGPLTDIETLHALPLLKREDLVAFAPSTGSSIVRGWNPNIYFIRASPTAELIALVRYAVSQLRLLRIGFMYLQDISFGDSEYKHAVELFSHMGRELCGVFTVKSSMEAFADDRAFEAAWEAFAKTRPQGVIAVAPPINDTMRFLNKIVADKRTRDAYVLAHSTLEFSIVGAWREALEAAGAPLKFGQVILTGTNPLAKNTLYRAIRRFQDHMRSYLSANPGVTVFNGTDNFDHDDVDGRLMVYGWIAGEVLSQALSSREWLTSRKAFMESLYNQRRYVIDDLVIGDFGGDCKGGAAKQGAACNCNQGGSLVLMNVIGSGYRLFPVNGGVTIFDSKKCYINKPRIPSPMSILSLTLFDTALPVDTYASMSEALYASTRGRESALSRRLFFHSMASSSAESARTLQHQLDTRSVTAVFGVVDDAMLSIAEVAFVDPVMLTPRLHHRGKNVIQLSPTLEQQLFVVVGYVTNTSARTPMSAIVT